Proteins found in one Onychomys torridus chromosome 21, mOncTor1.1, whole genome shotgun sequence genomic segment:
- the Sf3b6 gene encoding splicing factor 3B subunit 6, giving the protein MAMQAAKRANIRLPPEVNRILYIRNLPYKITAEEMYDIFGKYGPIRQIRVGNTPETRGTAYVVYEDIFDAKNACDHLSGFNVCNRYLVVLYYNANRAFQKMDTKKKEEQLKLLKEKYGINTDPPK; this is encoded by the exons ATGGCGATGCAAGCGGCCAAGAGGGCGAAT ATTCGCCTCCCACCTGAAGTAAATCGGATTTTGTATATAAGGAATTTGCCATACAAAATCACAGCGGAAGAAATGTATGATATATTTGGGAAATATGGGCCTATTCGTCAAATCAGAGT AGGGAATACACCCGAGACCAGAGGAACAGCCTATGTGGTCTACGAAGACATCTTTGATGCTAAGAATGCATGTGACCATCTATCTGGATTCAACGTGTGTAACAGATACCTCGTGGTGTTGTATTATAATGCTAACCGG GCATTCCAGAAGATGGACaccaagaagaaggaggagcagcTGAAGCTTCTCAAGGAGAAGTACGGCATCAACACAGATCCCCCCAAATGA
- the Fkbp1b gene encoding peptidyl-prolyl cis-trans isomerase FKBP1B — translation MGVEIETISPGDGRTFPKKGQICVVHYTGMLQNGKKFDSSRDRNKPFKFRIGKQEVIKGFEEGAAQMSLGQRAKLTCTPDVAYGATGHPGVIPPNATLIFDVELLNLE, via the exons ATGGGCGTGGAGATCGAGACCATCTCCCCGGGAGACG GAAGGACGTTCCCCAAGAAGGGTCAGATATGTGTGGTGCACTACACAG GAATGCTCCAGAATGGCAAGAAATTCGATTCatccagagacagaaacaaacctTTCAAGTTCAGAATTGGCAAACAGGAAGTCATCAAAGGTTTTGAAGAAGGTGCTGCCCAG ATGAGCTTGGGGCAGAGGGCGAAGCTGACCTGCACCCCTGATGTGGCCTACGGAGCTACTGGGCACCCTGGAGTCATCCCCCCCAATGCCACCCTCATCTTTGACGTGGAGCTGCTCAACTTAGAGTGA